One genomic region from Chloroherpetonaceae bacterium encodes:
- a CDS encoding sigma factor-like helix-turn-helix DNA-binding protein — MQPQYSRSFTEEFNAASSIEEIFNLAYWMTGEEATAGMIVGNVYQVLHENATKVELYQAFRETYLGMFGQTLAKPEVITQDESEIEKALLSLPTDFKMIVLFADIAGLSHQEISEVVEKPVDVVRGWLNWGRKLLASELATVKN; from the coding sequence ATGCAACCTCAGTATTCTCGGAGTTTTACGGAGGAGTTTAACGCGGCATCGTCAATAGAGGAAATTTTCAATCTTGCCTATTGGATGACAGGAGAAGAAGCAACGGCCGGAATGATTGTTGGCAATGTTTACCAAGTTCTTCACGAAAATGCCACAAAAGTCGAGTTGTATCAGGCTTTTCGAGAAACTTATCTCGGTATGTTTGGTCAAACGCTTGCCAAACCAGAAGTGATAACGCAAGATGAATCTGAAATTGAAAAAGCACTTCTTTCTCTACCAACCGATTTCAAGATGATTGTGCTTTTTGCTGATATTGCTGGGCTTTCACATCAAGAAATTTCCGAAGTTGTAGAGAAGCCTGTCGATGTAGTTCGAGGCTGGCTTAATTGGGGAAGAAAACTTCTTGCATCCGAACTTGCAACAGTGAAAAATTAA
- a CDS encoding aminopeptidase P N-terminal domain-containing protein, producing MKKSIFLFSISLCLFVSGVDGQSMQSYNLERLSSEFYKANRDRLRAEMPDSAVAIFFSAELKNRNNDVDYLFRQESNFLYLTGHLEPESVLILSKNSIGFDSLGGERGKEFLFVLPRDPQSETWNGRRLGAEGAVRELQFEHAYINTKLELAMKELISKCGSEVKTVFFAIPKVYNKTDDEVQTKRQKQVVTLFQIDSLSAKVRLRNIVPVLSKLRVEKQPEEIKAITEVTEISALAHKEAMRSCEVGLYEYSLAAAAEFVFKSRGCSYPGYPSIVGSGENATILHYQTTRKRLQNGELIVMDMAGELRGYSSDVTRTIPVSGKFSKEQREIYALVLKAQEAAIKACRKGVSFLEPNRIAMDIMAEGLIKLGIIQNAEQLGQYSLHFISHHVGLDVHDPMSPTFNLNHTFTIEPGIYIPEGSPCDPKWWKIGVRIEDVVLVTDGEPKVLSNQAPKSINAIEKLMREKGIANLQIK from the coding sequence ATGAAGAAATCAATTTTTCTTTTCTCAATTTCACTTTGTTTGTTTGTTTCAGGGGTTGATGGGCAAAGCATGCAATCCTATAATTTAGAGAGGCTTTCAAGTGAATTCTATAAAGCTAATCGTGACCGATTAAGAGCGGAGATGCCCGATAGCGCTGTGGCAATATTTTTTTCAGCTGAGTTAAAAAATCGTAATAATGATGTCGATTACCTTTTTAGGCAAGAGAGTAACTTCCTATATCTCACTGGGCATCTTGAGCCAGAATCAGTGTTGATCCTTTCTAAAAATTCGATTGGATTTGATTCTTTGGGTGGTGAACGAGGAAAGGAATTTCTTTTTGTTTTACCTCGTGACCCCCAATCGGAAACTTGGAATGGAAGAAGACTCGGGGCAGAAGGTGCGGTTCGAGAGCTTCAATTTGAACACGCGTATATCAATACGAAACTCGAACTTGCAATGAAAGAACTCATTTCAAAGTGCGGGTCTGAAGTCAAAACAGTTTTTTTTGCAATTCCCAAAGTTTATAATAAAACCGACGATGAAGTTCAAACGAAGAGGCAAAAGCAGGTTGTGACACTGTTTCAAATCGATAGTTTAAGCGCGAAAGTGAGGTTAAGAAATATCGTTCCCGTGCTTTCTAAATTGCGAGTTGAGAAACAGCCGGAAGAGATAAAGGCGATCACGGAAGTCACTGAAATTTCTGCCTTAGCACATAAAGAGGCGATGCGCAGTTGCGAAGTTGGGCTCTATGAATATTCGTTGGCCGCGGCGGCCGAATTTGTTTTCAAAAGTAGAGGGTGCAGTTACCCGGGTTATCCTTCCATCGTTGGCTCAGGGGAAAATGCCACGATTCTACATTATCAAACAACAAGGAAACGCCTTCAAAACGGGGAATTGATCGTTATGGATATGGCAGGTGAATTGAGAGGGTATTCGTCGGATGTCACTCGCACGATACCTGTTAGCGGTAAGTTTTCGAAAGAGCAACGTGAAATTTATGCGTTGGTACTGAAGGCTCAAGAGGCTGCGATCAAAGCCTGTCGGAAAGGGGTTTCATTTTTAGAGCCCAACCGCATTGCAATGGATATTATGGCAGAGGGATTGATAAAATTGGGAATCATTCAAAATGCCGAGCAATTGGGACAATACAGCCTGCATTTCATTTCACATCATGTAGGGCTGGATGTTCATGACCCAATGTCGCCAACTTTCAATCTTAATCATACCTTTACAATTGAACCCGGCATTTATATCCCAGAAGGTTCACCTTGCGACCCAAAATGGTGGAAAATTGGGGTAAGAATTGAAGATGTTGTGTTGGTGACAGATGGAGAACCCAAAGTGCTTTCAAATCAAGCCCCTAAATCGATTAATGCCATCGAAAAGCTTATGCGTGAAAAAGGCATAGCAAACCTTCAAATCAAGTAA
- a CDS encoding ribonucleotide-diphosphate reductase subunit beta → MILSPDLDLTLRPMKYPQFFKLYKDSIKNIWTTDEIDFSLDYEHLRDKISAKEAHLIKRLVAFFATADNIVGHNLVLNLYKHVNSPEYRMFLGKVLFDEMQHVETYLLLVDSYIPDIRERQEAFSAYQNVPSVKLKADFCFKYMDSIQNLDRLDNDQKKRQFLENLICFATCIEGLFFFGSFAYVYFLRNRGLLPGLAAATNWVFRDETMHIQGAMEVVQVIRNEYPHLFDKALEQKVYSMIEEAIAVEMNFCEDCLHFGITGISQSMMRDYLGYCADQRLEQLGYEKKYKTKNPFPFMVLQDVQPLTNFFEKRVTEYQKGLDSSAKAVAFDEEF, encoded by the coding sequence ATGATTTTATCTCCTGATCTTGATTTAACCCTGCGGCCAATGAAATACCCGCAGTTTTTCAAGTTGTACAAAGATTCGATTAAGAACATTTGGACGACGGACGAAATCGATTTCTCACTTGACTATGAACACTTGCGCGATAAAATTTCGGCCAAGGAAGCTCACCTGATCAAGCGATTGGTGGCATTTTTCGCAACAGCCGATAACATTGTCGGACATAATTTGGTCTTAAATCTTTATAAACACGTGAATTCGCCTGAATACAGAATGTTTTTGGGCAAAGTGTTATTTGATGAGATGCAACATGTAGAGACCTATCTCTTGTTGGTTGATAGCTATATTCCTGATATTCGCGAGCGGCAGGAGGCATTTTCGGCCTATCAAAATGTACCTTCCGTCAAGTTGAAGGCTGATTTTTGCTTTAAGTATATGGATTCGATCCAAAATCTTGACCGGCTTGATAACGATCAAAAGAAGCGTCAATTTTTAGAAAATCTGATTTGTTTTGCCACTTGTATTGAAGGGCTTTTCTTTTTCGGTTCTTTCGCGTATGTCTATTTCTTAAGAAACCGTGGACTCCTTCCCGGGCTTGCAGCAGCAACAAACTGGGTTTTTCGTGATGAAACAATGCACATTCAAGGGGCAATGGAAGTGGTTCAAGTGATTCGAAATGAATATCCTCACCTCTTTGATAAGGCGCTTGAGCAAAAAGTGTATAGCATGATTGAAGAAGCAATTGCCGTTGAAATGAATTTTTGCGAAGATTGTTTGCACTTTGGAATTACCGGCATTTCTCAATCAATGATGCGCGATTACTTAGGTTACTGTGCCGATCAGCGATTGGAGCAATTGGGATATGAAAAGAAATACAAGACGAAAAATCCGTTTCCTTTTATGGTGCTCCAAGATGTTCAGCCATTAACGAACTTTTTTGAAAAGCGGGTTACAGAATATCAAAAGGGATTGGATTCAAGTGCTAAAGCGGTTGCATTTGACGAAGAATTTTAG
- a CDS encoding ribonucleoside-diphosphate reductase subunit alpha — translation MFVIKRDGSKEEVKIEKILHAVSRACRGIENVVPLEVAKRTINGLHEGSTTQELDNLSIETAVMLTVDEPNYSKVAARMLAESIRKEAGRDAAFRNYIKLADELGLIDSRIRQLAEHELDTIEYAIDHNRDDLFEYFGLKTIYDRYLLRHPKKRAIIERPQWMFMRVALGLSKNVSEAIEFYDIISNFLYMPSTPTLFNSGTRHAQMSSCYLLTVGEDSLDGIYKAYADCAQLSKWSGGIGIDWTPVRASGALINGTNGKSNGIIPFLKVMDSSVHAVNQGGKRKGAAAIYLEPWHADIEAFLELRNNTGAEERRTHNLNLSLWIPDLFMKRLEADAGWSLFSPDTAPMLLKTYGEEFEMWYERYETEGKALKQVSARALYGRMMQTLAETGNGWMCFKDISNKRSAQTGRGENIIHSSNLCTEILEVTSKEETAVCNLGSVNVGAFVRQDGYFDFNGLRKVVRIATKFLDRVVDINYYPTKEAATSNHRWRPVGLGLMGLQDVFFKMRLSFDSSDAKALSNQISEVIYFEALRTSVKLAEESGSFQAYNESKYVDGKLQVHLAKDYGITPTLHEDWDLLAEEIRVKGLRNSLLIAIAPTATIASIVGCYECIEPQISNLFKRETLSGEFIQINRYLVQDLKNIGLWTPQTKAQIIEGEGSIQHIETIPEELRALYKTVWEIPQKALIEMAAERSAFICQSQSLNLFMESPSTGKLSSMYMHLWKKGVKTSYYLRSRAKTRIQKTTTAESKQGLGIPDSQTHNISAPPTVVATSGAGPLFSNEAAESSEKKTYTTEQAISCSLENPGSCEACQ, via the coding sequence ATGTTCGTAATTAAGCGTGATGGTTCTAAAGAGGAAGTTAAGATCGAAAAAATTCTTCATGCAGTTTCAAGAGCTTGCAGAGGGATAGAAAATGTCGTGCCTCTTGAGGTGGCGAAAAGAACAATTAACGGGCTTCACGAGGGGAGTACAACTCAGGAACTCGATAATCTCTCGATTGAGACAGCGGTGATGCTTACGGTGGATGAACCCAATTATTCAAAAGTGGCCGCAAGAATGCTTGCCGAATCTATTCGTAAAGAAGCCGGTCGTGATGCTGCTTTTCGAAACTACATCAAGTTGGCTGATGAATTAGGGCTGATCGACTCACGAATTCGACAACTTGCAGAGCACGAATTGGATACAATTGAATATGCCATTGATCATAACCGTGATGATCTTTTTGAATATTTCGGATTAAAAACGATTTATGATCGATATTTGCTTCGCCATCCAAAAAAGCGGGCAATCATTGAACGTCCACAATGGATGTTTATGCGAGTGGCCTTAGGACTTTCAAAGAATGTCAGTGAAGCAATTGAGTTTTACGACATCATTTCAAATTTCCTCTATATGCCTTCAACCCCTACGCTTTTCAATAGCGGAACAAGGCATGCTCAAATGAGTTCTTGTTATTTATTAACCGTTGGTGAAGACAGCTTAGATGGGATTTATAAAGCTTATGCCGATTGTGCACAACTTTCAAAATGGTCGGGAGGAATTGGAATCGACTGGACGCCTGTTCGAGCCTCAGGCGCCTTAATTAACGGAACAAACGGAAAAAGCAATGGAATCATCCCTTTTCTTAAAGTAATGGATTCGAGTGTTCACGCTGTAAATCAAGGCGGAAAAAGAAAAGGTGCAGCTGCAATTTACTTAGAGCCTTGGCATGCGGATATTGAGGCTTTTCTTGAGCTTCGAAATAACACAGGTGCAGAGGAGCGACGCACCCACAACCTAAATCTTTCCCTGTGGATTCCTGATTTATTTATGAAAAGGCTTGAGGCCGACGCCGGATGGTCGCTCTTTTCTCCTGATACAGCTCCAATGCTCTTAAAAACTTATGGAGAAGAATTTGAAATGTGGTATGAGCGTTATGAAACGGAAGGAAAAGCACTCAAGCAAGTTTCAGCACGGGCACTATATGGAAGAATGATGCAAACCCTTGCAGAAACTGGAAATGGTTGGATGTGTTTTAAGGATATTTCAAATAAACGCTCTGCACAAACCGGCCGAGGGGAAAATATTATTCATAGTTCAAATCTCTGCACCGAAATTTTAGAAGTGACTTCAAAAGAAGAAACGGCTGTTTGCAACTTGGGCAGTGTGAATGTTGGCGCGTTCGTTCGGCAAGATGGCTATTTTGATTTCAATGGGTTGAGAAAAGTCGTACGGATTGCGACAAAATTTCTCGATCGAGTAGTTGATATCAATTACTATCCCACAAAAGAAGCGGCAACTTCCAATCACAGATGGCGTCCGGTTGGGCTCGGGTTGATGGGCTTGCAAGATGTGTTTTTCAAAATGAGGCTTTCATTTGATAGCAGTGATGCAAAGGCGCTCTCGAATCAAATTTCAGAGGTCATATATTTTGAAGCACTTCGAACGAGTGTTAAGCTTGCTGAAGAATCAGGTTCATTTCAGGCATATAATGAGTCGAAGTATGTGGATGGAAAATTGCAGGTTCACTTGGCAAAAGACTACGGAATTACACCAACGCTTCACGAAGATTGGGATTTACTCGCTGAAGAAATTCGTGTCAAAGGTCTGCGGAATTCGCTGCTCATTGCGATTGCGCCTACCGCAACCATTGCTTCTATAGTAGGCTGTTATGAATGTATTGAACCTCAAATTTCAAATCTATTTAAGCGAGAAACACTAAGTGGTGAGTTTATTCAAATCAATCGATATTTGGTTCAAGATCTGAAGAATATTGGTTTATGGACGCCGCAAACCAAGGCTCAAATCATTGAAGGTGAAGGGTCGATTCAGCATATCGAAACTATACCTGAGGAACTTCGAGCACTATACAAAACCGTTTGGGAAATTCCTCAAAAAGCATTGATTGAAATGGCAGCAGAGCGCTCAGCGTTTATTTGCCAATCTCAGTCGCTCAATCTTTTTATGGAAAGCCCTTCAACCGGAAAGCTCTCTTCGATGTACATGCATCTTTGGAAGAAAGGGGTTAAAACCTCATACTACTTGCGTTCAAGAGCAAAAACAAGAATCCAAAAAACCACAACGGCCGAATCGAAACAGGGACTTGGAATACCCGATTCACAAACACATAATATCAGTGCACCGCCAACCGTTGTTGCGACATCCGGCGCGGGGCCGCTCTTTAGCAACGAAGCAGCAGAATCAAGTGAAAAGAAAACCTACACGACAGAACAAGCGATATCGTGTTCTTTGGAAAATCCGGGAAGCTGTGAAGCTTGCCAATGA
- a CDS encoding response regulator translates to MQKEFKKHILVVDDEAEFHFYVDAIFSGHPIKITNVFDGEEAISAIKREQFDIILLDLLMPNASGGDFMRGIRSLSATLPPIIVISSINDIVLQEYCLNVGAVAYFNKPVDPDFLRTKIFELIRLTPEVK, encoded by the coding sequence ATGCAAAAAGAATTCAAAAAACATATTTTGGTTGTTGACGACGAAGCCGAATTTCATTTTTATGTTGATGCCATTTTTTCGGGTCACCCAATTAAAATTACCAATGTTTTTGACGGCGAAGAAGCCATAAGTGCCATAAAACGCGAGCAGTTCGATATCATATTGCTTGATTTGCTTATGCCAAATGCTTCCGGCGGCGATTTTATGCGAGGAATTCGCTCTTTGAGTGCAACGCTGCCCCCCATTATTGTCATTAGTTCGATTAACGACATTGTTCTGCAAGAATATTGCCTCAATGTTGGCGCTGTGGCTTATTTCAACAAGCCCGTTGATCCGGATTTTCTTCGAACAAAAATTTTCGAATTGATTCGGTTAACGCCTGAGGTAAAGTAA
- a CDS encoding response regulator: protein MIRKLLLADDDQDIHFYVQSVLQTSWVTIKSVYNGKEAMKEFETIDYDVIITDLSMPEMNGIDFIKALVQSKFKIPPVVVLSSMSDTNLIMKCLSAGVSDYIIKPADPTRIRKTIYGILHLDEKGNPIQQRPLSSYMGEMTMMKSTGKLILDDGKNSGEMLYDDGKLKQIYFGSLTGLEALEAAKRAKFLNVSFVSGNFIKP from the coding sequence ATGATTAGAAAGCTTCTTTTAGCAGACGACGACCAAGATATCCATTTCTATGTGCAATCGGTTTTACAGACTTCGTGGGTTACGATCAAATCGGTTTACAACGGCAAAGAAGCAATGAAGGAATTCGAAACCATTGACTATGATGTCATTATTACGGATTTGTCAATGCCTGAGATGAATGGAATTGATTTTATCAAAGCCCTTGTTCAATCAAAGTTCAAAATTCCACCGGTAGTTGTACTAAGTTCAATGTCAGATACTAATCTGATTATGAAGTGTCTCAGTGCTGGCGTTTCTGATTATATCATAAAACCCGCTGATCCAACTCGAATTCGCAAAACGATTTATGGTATTCTTCATCTTGATGAAAAGGGAAATCCGATTCAACAGCGTCCGCTTTCAAGTTATATGGGCGAAATGACGATGATGAAATCAACCGGTAAATTGATTTTGGATGACGGAAAAAACTCAGGTGAAATGCTTTATGACGATGGAAAACTGAAACAAATTTATTTTGGAAGCCTTACAGGACTTGAAGCTTTGGAAGCCGCAAAACGCGCCAAATTTCTAAATGTGTCCTTTGTCTCCGGTAATTTTATTAAGCCCTAA
- a CDS encoding 1-deoxy-D-xylulose-5-phosphate reductoisomerase has product MKRITILGSTGSIGRSSLDVISRFPEKFQVQYLSAYRNLELLLEQADQFRPKGIVISDSSLLGLLQEKISSLHRKSYRPEILCGEEGTVEICTRSDTDFVIGGLVGFAGLRPTLEAIKAGKNIGLANKETLVVAGELIMSLAKEKKVSLLPIDSEHSAIFQCLVGESKESIGKIILTASGGPFRTKPKEEFHSITVADALKHPNWKMGQKITIDSATLMNKGLEVIEAKWLFDVPLSKIEVVVHPQSIIHSMVEFSDGSIKAQLGTPDMKIPIQYALSFPERFAANYERIDWRILKRLDFESPDTTRFRCLALAYQAIESGGSYPAVLNAANESAVALFLEEKIPFIKIADLIEDSLMNHQQALCNNLDSLIEIDLETRRRVTERASYTLA; this is encoded by the coding sequence ATGAAACGAATCACCATTCTCGGCTCAACCGGGTCAATAGGAAGAAGTTCATTGGATGTTATTTCGCGATTTCCCGAAAAATTTCAGGTTCAATATTTAAGCGCTTATCGGAATTTGGAATTACTTTTAGAACAGGCCGACCAATTTCGCCCTAAAGGGATTGTCATAAGCGATAGTTCGCTTCTGGGCTTACTTCAAGAGAAAATTTCATCTCTTCATCGTAAAAGTTACCGCCCCGAAATTCTTTGTGGTGAAGAAGGTACAGTTGAAATCTGTACTCGCTCAGACACTGATTTTGTCATTGGCGGCTTGGTTGGGTTTGCAGGACTTCGACCAACGCTTGAAGCAATTAAGGCAGGAAAAAATATTGGGCTTGCCAATAAAGAGACACTTGTTGTTGCAGGTGAACTCATTATGTCGCTCGCAAAAGAAAAGAAGGTCTCCCTTCTTCCGATTGATAGTGAGCATTCCGCCATTTTTCAATGCCTTGTTGGAGAATCGAAAGAATCTATTGGTAAAATCATTTTGACCGCTTCCGGTGGCCCATTTCGAACGAAACCAAAAGAAGAATTTCATTCGATTACCGTTGCGGATGCGTTAAAACACCCCAATTGGAAAATGGGGCAAAAAATTACGATTGATTCTGCCACTCTTATGAATAAAGGGCTTGAAGTTATTGAAGCAAAATGGCTTTTTGATGTACCGCTTTCAAAAATTGAAGTTGTCGTTCATCCGCAATCCATCATTCATTCTATGGTAGAATTTTCTGATGGGAGCATTAAGGCCCAACTTGGAACTCCGGATATGAAAATTCCAATTCAATATGCTTTAAGCTTTCCAGAACGGTTTGCTGCCAATTATGAGCGGATTGATTGGCGAATTCTTAAACGCCTTGATTTTGAATCTCCTGATACAACTCGATTTCGTTGCCTTGCTTTGGCTTATCAAGCCATTGAAAGCGGAGGTTCTTATCCTGCAGTCTTAAATGCCGCCAATGAATCTGCGGTCGCTTTGTTTTTAGAAGAAAAGATTCCATTTATAAAAATTGCTGATTTAATTGAAGACTCTTTAATGAATCATCAACAAGCACTTTGCAACAATTTGGATTCGCTTATCGAAATTGACTTAGAAACCCGCCGTCGGGTCACTGAACGCGCGAGTTACACGCTTGCATAA
- the rseP gene encoding RIP metalloprotease RseP: protein MEILSTIFFFLIAIFVLVTVHEFGHFAAAKLCGMRVERFFIGFDFWDLKVWSVQRGETEYGIGAIPLGGYVKISGMVDESMDTDFSNKPAEPWEFRAKPTWQKLFVLVGGVLMNMILALFIFIGIALFYGDPKTPIRSGVFILENTVFSEMGLQTGDEIKAINGKSVKYWEEVMDPSALSSSELTYTVLRNGELRTFVAPDNILSRLSENPGVGLVPLLPPTISEVAEGMPAKAAGLQKGDVIIGINGEKIANWSQVQSTVGSNANKPLTLDVKRGESQIQLTVTANSDGRIGIASDQSLRNREFTELSFFGAIGSGFDQTFKMTATTVKGFWKILTGKEELSKSVGGPVKIAKMANDSASQGAGVFVYFLALLSISLAFMNILPLPALDGGQMVMVSIEGLLRRELSLKVKIAVQQAGMTVLLILMVFILYNDIAHP, encoded by the coding sequence ATGGAAATTTTAAGTACCATTTTCTTTTTTCTTATTGCCATTTTTGTTTTGGTTACGGTTCATGAATTCGGGCACTTTGCAGCTGCAAAACTATGCGGAATGCGTGTAGAGCGTTTTTTTATTGGATTTGATTTTTGGGATTTGAAAGTTTGGAGTGTACAGCGCGGCGAAACTGAATATGGTATTGGTGCGATTCCTCTTGGCGGATATGTAAAAATTTCCGGGATGGTCGATGAAAGTATGGATACAGACTTTTCCAACAAACCGGCAGAACCTTGGGAATTTCGCGCAAAGCCGACTTGGCAAAAGCTCTTTGTACTTGTCGGTGGTGTTTTGATGAATATGATTCTCGCGCTTTTCATTTTTATAGGTATTGCACTGTTTTATGGAGACCCAAAAACACCTATTCGAAGCGGAGTATTTATACTTGAAAACACTGTGTTTTCGGAGATGGGGCTTCAAACCGGAGATGAAATCAAAGCCATCAATGGAAAAAGTGTCAAGTATTGGGAAGAAGTGATGGACCCTTCAGCGCTTTCATCAAGCGAACTTACTTACACCGTGTTACGCAATGGGGAACTCCGCACTTTTGTTGCACCTGATAATATCTTATCCCGCCTATCAGAAAATCCCGGTGTAGGACTTGTTCCTTTGCTTCCACCAACAATTTCTGAAGTTGCAGAAGGAATGCCCGCAAAAGCAGCAGGACTGCAAAAAGGAGATGTGATTATTGGAATTAATGGGGAGAAGATTGCCAATTGGTCTCAAGTCCAATCCACCGTTGGGTCTAACGCAAATAAGCCTTTAACCCTTGATGTTAAAAGAGGTGAATCCCAAATACAATTAACCGTTACAGCAAATTCTGATGGAAGAATCGGTATCGCTTCGGATCAATCCCTTAGAAATCGTGAGTTTACCGAACTAAGTTTTTTTGGAGCCATTGGTTCAGGATTTGATCAAACCTTTAAAATGACTGCAACAACTGTCAAAGGTTTTTGGAAAATTTTAACGGGCAAAGAAGAACTCAGTAAATCCGTGGGCGGACCTGTCAAGATTGCAAAAATGGCAAACGACAGTGCTTCACAAGGCGCGGGAGTTTTTGTTTACTTTTTAGCATTGCTTTCAATTTCACTCGCTTTTATGAATATTCTCCCGCTTCCGGCTTTGGACGGTGGACAAATGGTGATGGTATCGATTGAAGGATTACTTCGCCGAGAGCTCTCTCTTAAGGTTAAAATCGCTGTACAACAAGCTGGAATGACAGTACTGTTAATTTTAATGGTGTTTATTCTCTATAATGATATTGCACATCCATAA
- a CDS encoding DUF1501 domain-containing protein, with the protein MSTTRRDFLHHSALALAGIVLAPYATFAASEKRMFSSQKKKVLVHIFQRGAMDGLMAVSPYADKHLQKFRPRLSMKLGSNGGLIELNERFGLHPSLGELAPLFEKKELAIVHGVGSPDKTRSHFDAQDFMENGTPGRKGTPDGWLNRTLKSLPKSDSPFRGVSITGAMPRVFYGDSPVLAVSNLANFNVSAGGQGLMGMSSSSGFEALYEKTTAEILKGTAEEGFEAIKKLRELGVSNYKPENGAEYPVTPLGNALKQIAFLIKSNVGLEIAFAESGGWDTHVQQGTERGAFARAATDLSKSIHAFWMDIATFHDDVILLTSTEFGRTVRENGSFGTDHGRASCFFLLGSTVMGGKVYGSVPELAQENLDEGRDLPVTVDFRSVYREVLERHLGIRDAKSARAIFPEWNGKALSLFKNA; encoded by the coding sequence ATGAGCACGACAAGACGCGATTTTCTGCATCATTCAGCACTTGCCTTGGCGGGCATTGTTCTCGCTCCGTATGCAACCTTTGCCGCTTCTGAAAAAAGGATGTTCTCATCTCAAAAAAAGAAAGTGCTTGTACACATTTTTCAGCGCGGTGCAATGGATGGTTTAATGGCGGTTTCTCCTTATGCCGATAAACATCTTCAGAAATTCAGACCTCGTTTATCAATGAAGCTTGGCTCGAATGGTGGCTTAATTGAACTTAATGAACGATTTGGTCTTCACCCATCATTGGGAGAATTGGCTCCTTTATTTGAAAAAAAGGAATTGGCAATTGTACACGGTGTTGGCTCACCAGATAAAACACGATCTCATTTCGATGCCCAAGATTTTATGGAGAACGGAACACCCGGAAGAAAAGGCACACCAGATGGGTGGTTGAACCGCACCTTAAAATCACTGCCTAAGTCAGACTCCCCCTTTCGAGGCGTGTCAATTACTGGCGCAATGCCGCGTGTATTTTATGGGGATTCGCCCGTGCTCGCCGTTTCGAACCTTGCGAATTTTAATGTAAGTGCCGGTGGTCAAGGACTTATGGGCATGAGTTCAAGTAGTGGCTTTGAAGCACTTTATGAAAAGACTACGGCGGAAATCTTAAAAGGAACAGCCGAAGAAGGATTCGAAGCCATCAAAAAGTTAAGGGAATTGGGCGTTTCAAACTACAAACCCGAAAACGGTGCAGAATACCCGGTCACTCCGCTTGGAAATGCCTTAAAGCAAATCGCCTTTTTGATTAAATCCAATGTGGGACTTGAAATCGCGTTTGCCGAATCCGGCGGATGGGATACGCATGTTCAGCAAGGTACAGAGCGAGGTGCCTTTGCCCGTGCAGCAACCGATCTCTCAAAATCAATTCATGCCTTTTGGATGGATATAGCAACTTTTCATGACGATGTGATTTTGCTTACTTCAACCGAGTTTGGCAGAACAGTTCGCGAAAACGGTTCGTTCGGAACTGACCACGGCAGAGCTTCGTGCTTTTTCTTATTGGGTTCTACCGTAATGGGCGGAAAAGTATATGGAAGTGTTCCGGAACTTGCTCAAGAAAATTTAGATGAAGGGAGAGACTTACCCGTGACGGTTGACTTCAGAAGCGTCTATCGAGAAGTGTTGGAACGTCACCTTGGAATCCGTGATGCAAAATCAGCAAGAGCGATTTTCCCGGAGTGGAACGGTAAAGCCCTTTCGCTATTTAAGAATGCTTAG